One window of the Rhodothermales bacterium genome contains the following:
- a CDS encoding exo-alpha-sialidase encodes MRYLLPALALVLAGCQGGDLIPSLPEGDITLRLDVHEMVVPTDTVSGEPFLVATPDGAMLSWMERTRGGAAMKLARMDGGAWGRIGTIVEDDSLFVNWADVPSIAVSGERVWAHWLQYNGTGRYAYGVRAAQSDDGGESWSDAVWLHDDNSPAEHGFASLVPIGDELQAVWLDGRNWADGVHEMTVRTRRMAVGLGPERELDARTCECCPTDMAVVGDDDLIVAYRDRSPEEVRDIYVTRRVNRAWQEPKPVAADGWNIAACPVNGPALSVRSDSVALAWFTAANDDPAVKVAFSDDQGASFGVPVRLDVGNPIGRVDVEMLDDGTAIVSWIEASSADAGFDAGIMARRVAPDGRMSDPVTVEPTSSTRASGYPRMVRWGNNLIFAWTATEPDRRVKGARAVIGV; translated from the coding sequence ATGAGATATCTACTGCCGGCGCTCGCCCTCGTCCTTGCGGGCTGTCAGGGGGGAGACCTGATCCCGAGCCTTCCAGAGGGTGACATCACCCTGCGCCTGGACGTGCACGAGATGGTGGTGCCGACCGATACCGTCAGCGGAGAACCGTTTCTCGTGGCGACTCCGGACGGGGCGATGCTGTCCTGGATGGAGCGCACGCGTGGCGGTGCGGCCATGAAGCTGGCCCGTATGGACGGCGGCGCATGGGGTCGTATCGGCACCATTGTCGAGGATGACAGCCTGTTCGTGAACTGGGCGGATGTGCCGTCCATTGCCGTATCCGGTGAGCGGGTTTGGGCCCACTGGTTGCAGTACAACGGCACAGGCAGATACGCCTATGGTGTGCGCGCGGCGCAGTCGGATGATGGAGGCGAGAGCTGGTCCGACGCCGTCTGGTTGCATGACGACAATTCCCCGGCTGAGCACGGATTTGCCTCCCTGGTGCCGATCGGCGACGAACTTCAGGCCGTATGGTTGGACGGGCGCAACTGGGCCGACGGCGTGCACGAAATGACCGTGCGCACACGACGAATGGCGGTAGGACTCGGGCCAGAACGTGAACTGGATGCCCGCACGTGTGAGTGCTGCCCGACGGACATGGCCGTGGTCGGAGACGATGACCTGATCGTCGCATACCGCGACCGTAGCCCGGAAGAGGTTAGGGACATTTACGTGACGCGCCGGGTAAATCGTGCGTGGCAGGAGCCGAAGCCGGTGGCGGCGGATGGGTGGAATATCGCCGCCTGCCCCGTCAACGGACCGGCGCTATCGGTGCGCAGCGACTCCGTGGCGTTGGCCTGGTTCACGGCTGCAAATGACGATCCGGCCGTCAAAGTGGCGTTTTCTGACGACCAGGGCGCGTCTTTCGGCGTGCCGGTCCGTCTGGATGTGGGAAATCCCATCGGTCGGGTAGACGTGGAAATGCTTGACGACGGTACGGCCATCGTGTCCTGGATCGAGGCGTCGTCTGCGGACGCGGGCTTTGATGCGGGCATCATGGCGCGCCGGGTTGCGCCGGACGGGCGCATGAGCGATCCGGTCACGGTCGAGCCGACTTCTTCCACGCGCGCCAGCGGCTATCCGCGCATGGTGCGGTGGGGCAACAACCTCATTTTCGCCTGGACGGCCACCGAGCCGGATCGTCGGGTCAAGGGTGCCCGGGCTGTTATCGGAGTATGA
- a CDS encoding histidinol-phosphate aminotransferase family protein, translating into MNRRQWLARSSTAAAGMMLAMPSAARATAPTSLRHAGTAADPIRLHSNENPFGPSDGARQAMMAAMDASWKYPSESYPALIAQIAAAEGVSEDMIFLGAGSHEVLRVCGTLFGISGGHLVAPFPTYEAFGAYADAVGGLVERVPLTPGKEIDLTAVEGAVTDDTRLVFICNPNNPTGRIVPSADLNAFISRMDGRCAVLVDEAYHEYVDHPGYESCVPLVKQGADVVVSRTFSKIFGLAGLRVGYAIGRATTVRRLLDYRNRHSVSSVSVAAAMGCYNDADFVAFSRRENAAGREIVYQAAADAGMTSLESQGNYVFVHVGEPIARFQRRMAERGIRVGRAFQPYTDWARISIGTRAEMDQFAQALVAVSPEIGQ; encoded by the coding sequence ATGAATCGCCGACAGTGGCTGGCCCGGTCCTCAACAGCGGCCGCAGGCATGATGCTGGCGATGCCCTCCGCGGCGCGCGCCACCGCCCCGACCAGCCTGCGCCACGCGGGTACCGCAGCGGATCCGATCCGACTGCACAGTAACGAGAATCCGTTCGGTCCCAGCGACGGCGCCCGGCAGGCCATGATGGCTGCCATGGACGCTTCGTGGAAGTACCCCAGTGAGTCCTACCCGGCGCTCATCGCCCAGATTGCCGCCGCCGAGGGTGTATCCGAAGACATGATTTTCCTGGGTGCCGGCTCGCACGAGGTGCTGCGCGTCTGCGGCACCCTGTTCGGCATTTCGGGCGGTCATCTTGTGGCACCCTTCCCGACGTATGAAGCCTTCGGTGCATACGCGGACGCGGTGGGTGGCCTGGTGGAGCGCGTACCGCTTACCCCGGGCAAGGAAATCGATTTGACGGCCGTAGAGGGCGCAGTGACGGACGACACCCGGCTGGTCTTCATCTGCAACCCCAACAACCCGACCGGGCGCATCGTGCCAAGCGCAGACCTGAACGCGTTTATCAGCCGCATGGACGGGCGATGTGCCGTGCTCGTGGACGAGGCGTACCACGAGTATGTCGACCACCCTGGCTACGAGAGCTGCGTGCCGCTGGTGAAGCAGGGGGCGGACGTGGTGGTGTCCCGCACGTTTTCGAAGATCTTCGGGCTGGCAGGCCTGCGCGTAGGCTACGCCATTGGCCGGGCGACCACGGTGCGCCGGTTGCTGGACTACCGGAACCGGCACTCGGTGAGTTCGGTGTCGGTGGCCGCCGCCATGGGCTGTTACAACGATGCGGACTTCGTGGCATTCAGCCGGCGCGAAAATGCCGCCGGACGGGAAATTGTCTATCAGGCTGCGGCAGATGCGGGCATGACCAGTCTGGAGTCACAGGGCAACTACGTCTTTGTCCATGTCGGTGAGCCCATCGCCCGCTTCCAGCGTCGCATGGCAGAGCGGGGGATTCGGGTAGGGCGGGCATTCCAGCCCTACACGGACTGGGCGCGCATTTCCATCGGCACGCGCGCGGAAATGGACCAGTTTGCCCAGGCGCTCGTGGCGGTCTCGCCGGAGATCGGACAATGA
- a CDS encoding DUF3459 domain-containing protein, producing the protein MSFKWWQTGVVYQIYPRSYQDSTGDGIGDLPGIIERLDYVQDLGVDAIWISPFFTSPMADFGYDVADYCDVDPIFGSIADAERLIEEAHARGMKVLLDFVPSHSSDQHPWFLESKSSRDNPKRDWYNWRDPAPDGGPPNNWLSIFGGSAWEMDETTGQYYRHSFLKEQPDLNWRNPEVVEALHDVLRFWMDRGVDGFRLDAILFGMKDPLERDNPPAAGGTAHKAMGEWDSQEHLHDIGHEDIQAIFDGWRAVVDAHPGERVAIGEIHQYDYDKWATYYGADGKGLHMPFNFGLLKTPWNAAAVREHVETIERVSEGRGWPNYVLGNHDEKRLATRLGSDSDRLAAMLLLTLRGTPTLYYGDELGMEEAEIPPELMVDPWGLNVLPELSRDGCRTPMQWDSGPTAGFTTGTPWLPVQDDKAFRNVAVQSDDPDSILNLYRRLLRLRRKHQALHRGTFAAVNTGNEDCFCFLREAPDAPGHFKKLFVALNFGDEAAHVVLPGPGRVLLWSHAPGEDTNLVEMVRIEPKAGAVCVLFD; encoded by the coding sequence ATGTCCTTCAAGTGGTGGCAGACCGGCGTGGTCTACCAGATCTATCCGCGGAGTTACCAGGACTCCACCGGCGACGGAATTGGTGATTTGCCCGGCATTATCGAGCGATTGGACTATGTGCAGGACCTCGGAGTCGATGCCATCTGGATCTCGCCTTTCTTCACGAGTCCCATGGCGGACTTCGGGTACGATGTGGCCGACTACTGTGATGTCGACCCGATTTTCGGTTCGATTGCCGATGCGGAGCGCCTGATTGAGGAAGCCCATGCGCGCGGCATGAAGGTGCTCTTGGACTTCGTGCCCAGTCATTCGAGTGACCAGCATCCCTGGTTTCTGGAGTCGAAATCCAGCCGCGACAATCCGAAGCGGGACTGGTACAATTGGCGGGATCCGGCCCCCGACGGCGGCCCGCCGAACAACTGGCTGTCGATTTTTGGGGGCAGCGCCTGGGAAATGGACGAGACCACCGGTCAGTACTACAGGCACTCGTTTCTGAAGGAGCAGCCGGACCTGAACTGGCGCAATCCGGAGGTGGTGGAGGCCCTGCATGACGTGCTGCGTTTCTGGATGGACCGCGGCGTCGACGGGTTTCGACTGGACGCCATTCTCTTCGGCATGAAGGATCCCCTGGAGCGTGACAATCCGCCCGCTGCCGGGGGTACCGCCCACAAGGCCATGGGCGAATGGGACTCGCAGGAGCACCTCCACGACATCGGTCATGAGGACATTCAGGCCATCTTTGACGGGTGGCGGGCTGTGGTCGATGCGCACCCGGGCGAGCGGGTGGCGATCGGCGAAATCCACCAGTACGACTACGACAAGTGGGCCACGTACTACGGTGCCGACGGCAAGGGCCTGCACATGCCGTTCAACTTCGGCCTGCTCAAGACGCCGTGGAACGCCGCGGCGGTGCGAGAACACGTGGAGACCATCGAGCGCGTGTCCGAGGGGCGAGGCTGGCCGAACTACGTGTTGGGCAACCATGACGAAAAGCGCCTGGCGACCCGTCTCGGATCGGACTCCGACAGATTGGCCGCCATGCTGCTGCTTACCCTGCGCGGCACGCCGACGCTGTACTACGGGGACGAACTCGGCATGGAAGAGGCGGAGATTCCACCGGAGCTGATGGTCGATCCGTGGGGACTCAATGTGTTGCCGGAGCTGAGCCGGGACGGGTGTCGCACGCCCATGCAGTGGGACTCCGGGCCGACGGCCGGCTTCACGACGGGCACGCCGTGGCTACCCGTTCAGGACGACAAGGCGTTCCGCAACGTGGCCGTGCAAAGCGACGACCCGGACTCGATTCTCAACCTCTACCGCCGGTTGTTGCGCCTGCGCCGCAAGCACCAGGCGCTTCATCGGGGGACCTTTGCGGCCGTCAATACCGGCAACGAAGACTGCTTCTGCTTCCTGCGTGAGGCGCCGGATGCGCCGGGGCATTTCAAGAAGCTCTTTGTCGCGCTGAATTTCGGCGACGAGGCGGCACACGTCGTGTTGCCCGGACCGGGCCGGGTGCTCCTGTGGAGTCATGCTCCCGGCGAGGACACCAATCTGGTGGAGATGGTCCGGATCGAGCCCAAGGCGGGCGCCGTCTGCGTGCTGTTTGACTGA
- a CDS encoding type II toxin-antitoxin system VapC family toxin — protein sequence MIVADASLIVPLIIQEHPNCQTAQELSRRTLSWQAPSLWKSEVLNAIRRYMVAGRLDSQFGARAMELAGLKISTDPMDPDWHTLELAVRCGLSVYDAQYVQLARLLGHPLVTFDQRILQAAPDVAIHPTALL from the coding sequence GTGATTGTCGCGGATGCATCCCTAATCGTTCCGCTAATTATCCAGGAGCATCCAAACTGCCAGACCGCTCAAGAACTGTCCAGACGCACGCTGTCGTGGCAAGCACCCTCGCTTTGGAAATCCGAAGTGCTGAACGCGATCCGGCGCTACATGGTCGCTGGCCGATTGGATAGCCAGTTCGGGGCGCGTGCAATGGAGCTTGCCGGACTGAAGATTTCCACAGACCCGATGGATCCCGACTGGCATACGCTGGAGCTAGCGGTTCGATGCGGGCTGTCTGTCTATGATGCCCAATACGTGCAACTAGCACGACTACTGGGCCATCCCCTGGTCACCTTCGACCAGCGCATCCTTCAAGCCGCCCCGGACGTCGCCATCCATCCGACGGCACTGCTGTAA
- a CDS encoding Arc family DNA-binding protein, translated as MPTLTIRNVSPDLHDALKQLADEHGRSLNSEVLQLLERAVGQAGDADRWRQALEHWIAYQQTLPPVKITEHEIREAIREGRM; from the coding sequence ATGCCGACACTCACAATTCGAAACGTCTCGCCCGACTTGCACGACGCATTGAAGCAGCTGGCAGACGAGCATGGAAGAAGTCTCAACTCGGAAGTGCTGCAGCTCCTGGAGCGGGCCGTCGGCCAGGCAGGAGACGCAGATCGTTGGCGCCAGGCCCTGGAGCACTGGATTGCATACCAGCAGACCTTGCCACCGGTCAAGATCACCGAGCACGAGATCCGGGAGGCCATTCGCGAGGGCCGCATGTGA